The following proteins come from a genomic window of Lycium ferocissimum isolate CSIRO_LF1 chromosome 4, AGI_CSIRO_Lferr_CH_V1, whole genome shotgun sequence:
- the LOC132053550 gene encoding AT-rich interactive domain-containing protein 1-like — MELELDLREILMKISDEKNKDDEYANVDSEKSEFATAVDEQLFNGTEADDFVFINRHSKKFDGKISPDLNECIVKDDHNDKHLTSSLVREDENNRKRKRESYTDLLTWLTNVAIDPCDPAIGSLPERSKWKFYGNDVMWKQVLALRDEMLLKKSADTSAQCSIWEIKQKMHPSMYDDNASLERVRCSKRVLLTKNPLKKAPFSALSSSSSPSDEDPIDGAADSSAESGIGLLWNQRRKRIPVGPQFQADIPEWKQEKCESESDSKWLGTRIWPLDKQEQKRMLIERDPIGKGRQDTCGCQYPTSYECINFHLSEKRKKVKLELGSAFYRWKFDSMGEEGALSWTNEEEKKFQDIATMNPLSTDKSFWNEIFKLFPNRSRESLVSYHFNVFLLRQRGHQNRTTASNIDSDDDEPQYGPRTNCFGRDSTFSIFCSPKKAHLDPR, encoded by the exons ATGGAGCTTGAGCTGGATTTGAGGGAgattttaatgaaaatatcagatgaaaagaacaaagatgatgaatatgcaAACGTTGATTCAGAAAAGAGTGAGTTTGCTACTGCAGTTGATGAACAGTTGTTCAATGGTACTGAGGCTGATGATTTTGTTTTCATTAATAGACACTCTAAGAAATTTGATGGTAAGATAAGTCCGGACCTCAATGAATGTATCGTGAAGGATGATCACAATGACAAACATTTGACGTCAAGTTTGGTTAGGGAAGATGAGAATAATAGAAAGAGGAAACGAGAGTCTTACACAGACTTGCTGACGTGGCTTACTAATGTTGCGATAGATCCTTGTGATCCTGCCATTGGGTCGTTGCCAGAAAGGTCTAAGTGGAAGTTTTACGGGAATGATGTAATGTGGAAGCAGGTTCTGGCGCTACGAGATGAAATGCTTTTGAAAAAGAGCGCAGATACAAGTGCTCAATGCTCGATATGGGAG ATAAAACAGAAGATGCATCCATCTATGTATGACGATAATGCTTCTCTTGAGAGAGTTAGATGCAGCAAGCGAGTCCTACTCACTAAAAATCCATTGAAGAAGGCACCTTTTTCAGCATTATCATCCTCAAGTTCTCCAAGTGATGAGGATCCGATTGATGGAGCCGCTGATTCTTCTGCAGAGTCAGGAATTGGTCTTTTGTGGAACCAGCGTCGAAAACGAATACCAGTTGGTCCACAGTTCCAAGCAGATATTCCTGAATGGAAACAGGAGAAATGTGAAAGTGAAAGTGACTCCAAGTGGTTGGGTACCCGAATCTGGCCACTTgacaaacaagaacaaaaaagaatgTTAATCGAAAGAGATCCTATAGGAAAGGGAAGGCAAGATACATGTGGCTGCCAATACCCTACTTCTTATGAATGCATCAACTTTCATCTTTCCGAGAAACGGAAGAAGGTTAAACTTGAGTTGGGATCAGCCTTTTATCGGTGGAAATTTGATTCGATGGGTGAAGAAGGTGCTCTTTCTTGgacaaatgaagaagaaaagaaattccaGGATATAGCGACAATGAACCCTTTGTCGACGGACAAGAGTTTTTGGAATGAAATATTCAAGTTATTTCCTAACAGAAGCAGGGAATCCTTGGTGAGCTACCACTTTAATGTCTTTCTTTTACGGCAAAGAGGCCATCAGAATCGGACTACTGCAAGTAATATCGACAGCGATGATGATGAACCACAGTATGGACCTAGAACTAATTGTTTCGGAAGGGATTCTACATTCTCCATCTTTTGTTCCCCGAAGAAAGCACATCTAGATCCTAGATAG